A part of Aegilops tauschii subsp. strangulata cultivar AL8/78 chromosome 2, Aet v6.0, whole genome shotgun sequence genomic DNA contains:
- the LOC109758066 gene encoding NAC domain-containing protein 67-like: MANPNLTAGYVFQPTGHELIHHYLVPRAGLGGDIFPGFIEEGVDVLSLPPRELPFRENHIRDYGEVWGFFFAAKPAGETCPTPGAGGCWVQYGSEGGREAVAFRRRFAYRYTWKGGAVWSPTRWLMKEYRLNRDAAAFRRAHPDPEAADVVFVVHKVYRKPVLPPPVDSSSSDSEEEGSERSIVLKRRR, translated from the coding sequence ATGGCGAACCCTAATCTGACAGCCGGCTACGTGTTCCAACCCACCGGCCATGAGCTCATCCACCACTACCTCGTCCCCAgggcggggctcggcggcgaCATCTTCCCCGGCTTCATCGAGGAGGGCGTGGACGTCTTGTCCTTGCCCCCGCGTGAGCTCCCCTTCCGGGAAAACCACATAAGGGATTACGGCGAGGTATGGGGCTTTTTCTTTGCGGCAAAGCCCGCCGGCGAGACGTGCCCGACGCCGGGCGCGGGCGGGTGCTGGGTGCAGTACGGCAGCGAGGGCGGCCGGGAGGCAGTGGCGTTCCGGCGCAGGTTCGCGTACCGCTACACGTGGAAGGGCGGGGCGGTATGGTCGCCGACGCGCTGGCTGATGAAGGAGTACCGGCTCAACAGGGACGCGGCCGCCTTCCGCCGCGCGCACCCGGACCCCGAGGCGGCGGACGTCGTCTTCGTGGTCCACAAGGTCTACCGGAAGCCGGTGCTCCCCCCGCCTGTCGACAGCAGCTCCAGCGACAGCGAGGAGGAGGGCTCCGAGCGCTCCATCGTGTTGAAGAGGAGGCGGTAG